A section of the Tissierellales bacterium genome encodes:
- a CDS encoding TM0106 family RecB-like putative nuclease, whose product MAQWQPDCKAFQSPALHIAKPLGAKQKKTQVTHNEIIKSYLECPYKAKKIINNKEYVFSEYEQFMHNQGAWIKNQLLDKYEFQSKSSLLDINTFNIGFYCINKQIEWNDFNIAFDLFKIDKSKDDISFAPIFYSYTYSLTSREKLYYSLLCLAYEEILSNDVNWFYFFNSELKLQKVALENNKRNVRKDLNSYLDFLYKNQSDTNQFYKNNCKICSYEGECYEEQKAKNCISLLGGTNETIVKRFNNKGIFTIEQLSYTFRPRKNVKRYYHELRALSIRENRIYVWDLPDSIESSNRIFLDIEYLPAENFIYLVGVLAIRNDEQFYKYYWADTKSEFENMLSELHNFLSTDNSVIYHYGNAENKLFKELEKRNYPTLKNKCVNLLSQISGNIYYPTLKNLAQNLGFNWSTNISDGLSAIINRKCWEVNKSSEVKSNLIIYNKEDCIALRILYDSIVNVTKNKEDYISIPSLRRESVYNWRNTDDYFENTLNEINKLSYFTYNQDKIYIRTDKVSKKSFRLRQKTKHKRIVPNEIREVYPKKCPNCKTVAKKNLRNRVKHTRRTVIDLKYMQNGIKRWIVQYNGGVVKCKKCSKRFSPQNVFHIKMFGDNLKNYCVNQHVAHNVSFSSIADSLIDFNININKIRVFEFKQDVALKCTKTYELIRKELISGNLIQIDETEVKLDKKRKGYVWVFSNFNTVYYLFRPDRKADFLKDFLCNFKGVVLSDFYKGYDSLPQKQQKCIVHLLRDLNTDFFHNQFDDELKKIVIDFGKLLKSIVLTIDEKGLKRHFLKRYKKEVDDFYNLTLNENVSSDLALKYILRFKKYKEKLFTFLEYDNIPWHNNNAEYAIKSFAKHREKGNRIFTENSINSYMILSSIEQTCKYRGNRFMEYLKNKEILNQDLLSEINSL is encoded by the coding sequence TTGGCTCAGTGGCAGCCTGACTGTAAAGCGTTTCAAAGTCCCGCACTCCACATAGCCAAACCGTTAGGGGCAAAGCAAAAAAAGACGCAAGTGACACACAATGAAATCATAAAATCGTATCTAGAATGCCCATATAAAGCAAAGAAAATAATAAATAATAAAGAGTATGTATTTTCTGAATATGAACAATTCATGCATAATCAAGGAGCATGGATTAAAAATCAACTTCTAGATAAATATGAATTTCAATCTAAAAGCTCTCTCCTAGATATAAATACATTTAACATCGGATTTTATTGCATTAACAAACAAATCGAATGGAATGATTTTAATATTGCTTTTGACTTATTTAAAATTGATAAAAGCAAAGATGATATTTCTTTTGCTCCTATTTTCTATAGTTATACTTATTCGCTGACAAGTAGAGAGAAGCTATATTACTCCCTGCTTTGTTTGGCTTATGAAGAAATACTCAGCAATGATGTCAATTGGTTTTATTTCTTTAATTCAGAATTAAAACTTCAAAAAGTTGCACTAGAGAACAATAAACGGAATGTAAGAAAAGATTTAAACTCCTACCTAGATTTTCTTTATAAGAATCAAAGTGATACTAATCAATTTTATAAAAATAACTGTAAAATTTGTTCCTATGAGGGAGAATGCTATGAAGAACAGAAAGCAAAGAATTGTATAAGCCTTTTAGGAGGTACCAATGAAACAATAGTCAAACGATTTAATAATAAGGGTATATTCACTATTGAACAATTATCATACACTTTTAGACCACGGAAAAATGTAAAGCGATATTATCATGAATTAAGGGCTTTATCTATTAGAGAAAACAGAATTTATGTTTGGGACTTGCCTGATTCTATAGAATCAAGTAACAGAATTTTCTTAGATATTGAATATTTACCAGCCGAAAATTTCATTTATTTAGTAGGCGTATTGGCAATCAGGAATGATGAGCAATTTTATAAATATTACTGGGCTGACACAAAAAGTGAGTTTGAAAATATGTTATCTGAATTGCATAATTTTTTGTCTACAGACAATTCGGTGATTTATCATTATGGAAATGCAGAGAATAAACTTTTTAAGGAGCTAGAAAAAAGAAATTATCCAACTTTAAAGAATAAATGTGTTAATCTATTAAGTCAAATCTCAGGTAACATATATTATCCAACACTTAAAAATTTAGCTCAAAATTTAGGGTTCAATTGGAGTACAAATATTTCAGATGGATTATCAGCTATAATTAATCGAAAATGTTGGGAAGTAAATAAGAGTTCTGAAGTAAAATCTAATTTAATCATTTATAATAAAGAGGATTGCATAGCATTAAGAATTCTTTATGATTCAATTGTCAATGTAACCAAAAATAAGGAAGACTATATTTCAATTCCTAGTCTTAGGAGAGAAAGTGTTTATAATTGGAGAAATACTGATGATTATTTCGAAAATACTTTGAATGAAATAAACAAGCTCTCATATTTTACATATAATCAAGATAAAATATACATCCGTACTGATAAGGTTTCGAAAAAGAGTTTCCGACTTCGCCAGAAAACTAAGCATAAACGAATTGTTCCCAATGAAATACGAGAGGTCTATCCTAAAAAATGTCCTAACTGTAAAACAGTGGCTAAAAAGAATTTAAGAAACAGAGTAAAGCATACCAGAAGGACTGTAATTGACTTAAAATATATGCAGAATGGAATTAAAAGGTGGATAGTTCAATATAATGGAGGTGTTGTGAAATGCAAAAAATGTTCAAAGCGTTTCAGTCCTCAAAATGTCTTTCATATAAAAATGTTCGGAGACAACTTAAAAAATTATTGTGTAAACCAACATGTTGCTCATAATGTTAGTTTTAGTTCTATTGCTGATTCTCTAATTGATTTCAATATCAATATTAACAAAATTAGAGTTTTTGAATTTAAGCAAGATGTTGCTTTAAAGTGTACAAAAACGTATGAGTTAATACGCAAGGAATTAATAAGTGGAAATTTGATACAAATTGATGAAACAGAAGTAAAATTGGATAAGAAACGAAAAGGATATGTATGGGTTTTCTCAAACTTCAATACTGTATACTACCTTTTTAGACCTGATAGGAAAGCTGATTTCCTGAAGGATTTTCTGTGTAATTTTAAAGGTGTAGTATTATCAGATTTTTATAAAGGTTATGATAGTTTGCCTCAGAAACAACAAAAATGTATTGTCCATTTACTGCGCGATTTGAATACAGATTTTTTTCATAATCAATTTGATGACGAATTAAAGAAAATCGTTATTGACTTTGGTAAACTTCTAAAATCAATCGTTTTAACTATAGATGAAAAAGGTCTGAAAAGACATTTTCTGAAGAGGTATAAAAAGGAAGTCGATGATTTTTATAATTTGACTTTAAATGAAAACGTGTCATCAGATTTAGCTCTTAAGTATATTTTACGGTTTAAGAAATACAAAGAAAAATTATTTACTTTTTTGGAATACGATAATATCCCATGGCACAATAATAATGCTGAGTATGCAATTAAGTCATTTGCAAAGCATCGAGAAAAAGGCAATCGTATTTTTACAGAGAATTCAATAAATTCATACATGATATTGTCTTCAATAGAACAGACTTGTAAATATCGAGGGAATAGATTTATGGAATATTTGAAAAACAAAGAAATTTTGAACCAAGATTTATTAAGCGAAATAAACAGTCTATAA
- a CDS encoding virulence RhuM family protein, whose translation MKKLSIKDELTEFLLYSAPEGNIKVEVILNEDTVWLSQKSIAQLFGVQVPAISKHLKNIFETGELEEESVISILETTASDNKKYQVKYFNLDAIISVGYRVNSQQATKFRIWATQTLKEYIIKGFVMDDERLKNGRYFGKDYFRELLERVRSIRSSERRIYQQITDIFAECSIDYDPKSDVTKEFYATVQNKFHFAIHGNTAAEIIYGKADANKEFMGLKSWKNSPEGRILKSDTNIAKNYLSETEIKGLERTISGYFDYIERIIENRNTFTMEQFSVSVNKFLDFNEYKVLEGKGSISAKQAEQKAFGEYDKFNKTQKIESDFDKAIKMLEKKNKKK comes from the coding sequence ATGAAAAAACTTTCGATAAAAGATGAGTTAACAGAATTTTTGCTTTACTCTGCTCCTGAAGGAAATATTAAAGTAGAAGTTATTTTAAATGAGGACACTGTTTGGCTCTCTCAAAAATCAATAGCTCAATTATTTGGTGTTCAGGTGCCAGCAATTAGTAAGCATTTAAAGAATATTTTTGAAACAGGTGAACTTGAAGAAGAATCAGTTATTTCCATTTTGGAAACAACTGCATCGGACAATAAAAAATACCAAGTTAAATATTTCAATCTTGATGCAATAATTTCTGTTGGATACAGAGTAAATTCTCAACAAGCTACCAAATTTAGAATATGGGCTACTCAAACTCTTAAAGAATATATTATTAAGGGATTTGTGATGGATGATGAACGGTTAAAAAATGGTAGGTATTTTGGGAAAGACTATTTTCGTGAATTATTAGAACGTGTTCGTTCTATTCGTTCGAGTGAAAGGAGGATATACCAACAAATTACAGATATTTTTGCTGAATGTAGTATTGATTATGACCCCAAATCAGATGTAACAAAAGAGTTTTATGCAACAGTTCAAAATAAATTTCATTTTGCAATTCATGGAAATACAGCTGCAGAAATTATTTATGGCAAAGCTGATGCAAATAAGGAGTTTATGGGATTGAAATCATGGAAAAATTCTCCTGAAGGTAGAATTCTAAAATCTGATACAAATATTGCAAAAAACTATCTGTCAGAAACAGAAATAAAAGGATTAGAGAGGACAATTAGTGGTTACTTTGATTACATTGAACGAATAATTGAGAATAGAAACACATTCACAATGGAACAATTTTCGGTTAGTGTGAATAAATTTCTAGATTTTAACGAATATAAAGTGTTGGAAGGAAAAGGTAGTATTTCAGCAAAACAAGCAGAACAAAAAGCATTTGGAGAATATGACAAGTTCAACAAAACGCAGAAAATAGAATCGGATTTTGATAAAGCTATAAAAATGTTGGAGAAAAAAAACAAAAAGAAGTAA